The Zygosaccharomyces rouxii strain CBS732 chromosome G complete sequence genome contains a region encoding:
- the CHO2 gene encoding phosphatidylethanolamine N-methyltransferase (similar to uniprot|P05374 Saccharomyces cerevisiae YGR157W CHO2 First step in the methylation pathway for phosphatidylcholine biosynthesis Phosphatidyl-ethanolamine N-methyltransferase), translating into MASDVVARTRSSGVTFTPPTTHDMVRSLFDPTVRKSFLEICITLALLSDFVFCYWGLQRFGLTSMKKAFLAQYLFWRLCYNLGIGVALHLQSRYETWTNYAKRNHVFTKGNHTPLARFCQFELKTKMSEGYDMYSQPEELNVWLLFRQFVDLILMQDFCTYMIYVYLSLPAQWSAMLNWRTGLGVSMILFNIWVKVDAHRVVKDYAWYWGDFFFLQESELVFDGVFNISPHPMYSIGYMGYYGLSLICGNYHVLLVSISGHLLQFLFLKYVESPHMEITYGSESSDDNSQINSCIDDLIATKNYDYSRPLINSGFWVNNFDKLRFTDYFTVGTSLALICWLFLERPSVKLLFNLTFFTKFVTSIVVCSILYLQSSQKWFTKLYLKNGYTQVYSYQQWQFIYNFSSCLTYTLLFIQTLAKLFDDNTYIEYTQFIFGLLLCAVQTWCNAEIRSAISDFGWFYGDFFLSNYIPTKSLTSHGIYRYLNNPETILGVAGVWGTVLMTDFSWENIALACLWSGCNFIIVKFIEQPHMAKLYGDNTRVGGIEKTLQGLGPWRRMSELMDRVENVITKSLTNQQEPFDKGLEKPRKDIKSVNNHLRVRTNSQEWEEAVEDAIGNVTSKLYPDCKFEIEDLGEKSFILPRPITIRWQVPIELFDEDAWIGLYNIIQTRSNSKTTKVSSSGHWSAVSPNAYKGYESNNLAVTEFEKNDTVACGKVTFDSSLLHFKPGIYEFRYHAGNSHNVLCTSKPFELLLPNLDMETPEILNKQLLQLLTSVSAVKNGKFDSHGNRYFTTRIFQRLVKDSLGVELSTDYINRVNGDIGAISQRICHIKKVLDDLE; encoded by the coding sequence ATGGCGTCTGATGTTGTTGCACGGACAAGGTCATCGGGTGTGACGTTTACGCCTCCTACTACTCACGATATGGTTCGTTCGCTATTTGATCCTACAGTGCGGAAATCATTTCTAGAGATCTGTATTACTTTGGCTTTGCTTTCTGATTTTGTCTTTTGTTATTGGGGGCTTCAAAGGTTCGGATTGACTTCTATGAAGAAGGCATTCTTAGCGCAGTACTTGTTTTGGAGGCTCTGCTACAATTTAGGAATTGGTGTCGCTCTTCATTTGCAGTCTAGATATGAAACATGGACCAATTATGCCAAAAGAAACCATGTCTTTACCAAAGGTAATCATACCCCTTTGGCCAGGTTTTGTCAATTTGAGTTAAAAACAAAGATGTCAGAGGGTTATGATATGTATTCACAACCAGAGGAACTTAATGTGTGGCTATTGTTTCGCCAATTCGTGGATTTGATCCTGATGCAGGACTTTTGCACATATATGATCTACGTCTATCTATCGTTACCTGCGCAGTGGTCCGCTATGCTCAATTGGAGGACCGGTTTGGGTGTGTCTATGATCTTGTTCAACATCTGGGTCAAAGTTGATGCCCACCGAGTCGTTAAGGACTATGCATGGTACTGGggtgatttcttctttttacaagaatctGAACTGGTTTTTGATGGTGTCTTTAACATTTCACCACATCCAATGTATTCCATTGGATACATGGGGTACTATGGATTATCGTTAATCTGTGGTAATTACCACGTTCTATTGGTATCCATTTCGGGTCACTTGTTAcaatttttgtttttaaaATATGTTGAGTCACCTCATATGGAGATAACTTATGGGAGTGAATCAAGTGATGATAACTCTCAAATCAACAGCTgtattgatgatttgatcGCTACAAAAAATTACGATTATTCAAGACCATTAATCAATAGTGGTTTCTGGGTAAACAATTTCGATAAACTTAGGTTTACTGATTATTTCACTGTTGGTACCTCGTTAGCACTGATCTGCTGGCTCTTTTTGGAGAGACCTAGTGTTAAATTGTTATTCAATTTAAccttctttacaaaatttgtCACATCCATTGTCGTTTGTTCCATTTTGTATTTGCAATCTTCTCAAAAATGGTTTACCAAGTTGTACTTGAAAAATGGGTATACTCAAGTTTATTCCTACCAACAATGGCAGTTCAtctacaatttttcctcaTGTTTGACTTATACACTTCTTTTCATCCAAACGCTCGCTAAATTGTTCGATGATAATACCTATATCGAATATACCCAATTCATATTCGGTCTTTTACTCTGTGCCGTACAGACGTGGTGTAATGCGGAAATTAGATCTGCGATCTCTGATTTTGGTTGGTTCTACGGTGATTTTTTCCTCAGTAACTATATCCCTACAAAGAGTTTGACTTCTCATGGTATCTACAGATATTTGAATAATCCAGAAACAATCTTGGGTGTTGCAGGTGTTTGGGGAACTGTTTTAATGACTGATTTTTCATGGGAAAATATCGCCCTAGCATGTCTCTGGAGTGGTTGTAATTTTATCATTgttaaattcattgaaCAACCTCATATGGCTAAACTTTATGGTGATAACACTCGTGTGGGTGGTATCGAAAAAACCCTACAAGGTTTAGGTCCTTGGAGAAGAATGTCTGAACTTATGGATAGGGTGGAAAACGTAATTACCAAATCTCTAACTAATCAGCAAGAACCGTTCGATAAAGGTTTGGAAAAGCCTCGTAAAGATATCAAGTCTGTGAATAATCACCTTCGTGTAAGAACCAATTCTCAAGAATGGGAAGAAGCTGTAGAGGACGCCATTGGTAATGTCACCTCCAAACTGTACCCCGATtgcaaatttgaaattgaagatttgggTGAGAAGAGTTTCATTTTGCCTCGTCCAATTACCATTCGTTGGCAAGTGCCCATTGAACtgtttgatgaagatgcttGGATTGGTCTATACAACATCATTCAGACCAGAAGTAATTCAAAGACTACCAAAGTTTCATCTTCAGGTCATTGGAGTGCTGTTTCCCCAAATGCGTACAAAGGGTACGAGTCTAACAATTTAGCAGTCACTgaattcgaaaaaaatGACACAGTTGCTTGTGGTAAAGTGACTTTTGATTCTAGTTTATTGCATTTCAAACCTGGTATCTATGAATTTAGGTACCACGCTGGGAATTCACACAACGTTTTGTGTACATCAAAACCATTCGAGTTATTGTTGCCAAACTTGGATATGGAGACCccagaaattttaaacaaaCAGCTTTTGCAATTGTTAACAAGTGTCAGTGCTGTGAAAAATGGCAAATTTGATTCTCATGGTAACAGATACTTTACCACAAGGATTTTCCAGAGATTGGTGAAAGATTCATTAGGTGTTGAATTAAGCACCGATTATATCAATAGAGTCAACGGTGACATTGGTGCCATTTCCCAGAGAATTTGTCACATCAAAAAAGTGTTAGATGATTTAGAATGA
- the MTR3 gene encoding exosome non-catalytic core subunit MTR3 (similar to uniprot|P48240 Saccharomyces cerevisiae YGR158C MTR3 3'5' exoribonuclease exosome subunit nucleolar protein involved in export of mRNA and ribosomal subunits homologous to the E. coli exonuclease RNase PH), with product MNVQDRRRLLGPANAKPIAFSVPPKDVEESSKEIGNEHLISMHTGLIENCNGSSLVEVKDTSVLLHQSSLITSVYGPRALRGSFTSNASLSIQLENGSLEKYSNSQLKEVSNFLTGIFNSVVNRSRYPKSGIDIFLYLTYDKDLNSDESKMGHLSSIIPYCITGITLALVDAGIEVLDMASAGVHDGNVFAFLKNGQEVAGFWKDDGKCENIMESLEPCRKEYFSYRELMVRHLMEKQASKV from the coding sequence ATGAATGTACAAGATAGGAGAAGACTTTTAGGTCCAGCAAACGCTAAACCCATAGCATTCAGTGTTCCTCCAAAGGATGTGGaagaatcttcaaaggaaattggtaatgaaCATTTGATATCGATGCATACAGGATTGATAGAAAATTGTAACGGTTCCTCACTTGTTGAAGTCAAAGATACATCTGTATTACTCCATCAAAGTTCCCTAATAACTTCAGTATACGGTCCCAGGGCACTTCGTGGATCATTTACATCAAATGCATCGTTATCTATACAGTTGGAAAATGGTTCCCTAGAGAAATATAGCAATTCCCAATTGAAGGAGGTATCAAATTTCTTAACAGGCATATTCAATTCTGTGGTAAACAGATCGAGGTACCCAAAATCCGGTATTGATATCTTTCTATACCTGACTTATGATAAGGATTTAAattctgatgaatccaAGATGGGACATTTATCTTCTATCATTCCATATTGCATAACGGGGATTACATTAGCATTGGTAGATGCAGGGATTGAAGTTTTAGATATGGCTAGCGCTGGCGTTCATGATGGTAATgtttttgcatttttgaagaacgGCCAAGAAGTAGCAGGATTTTGGAAAGACGATGGTAAATGTGAGAACATTATGGAATCGTTAGAGCCCTGTAGGAAAGAATATTTCTCTTACAGAGAATTAATGGTTAGGCACTTGATGGAGAAGCAAGCATCGAAAGTATAG